A single region of the Elusimicrobiota bacterium genome encodes:
- a CDS encoding DUF4143 domain-containing protein, whose protein sequence is MNPDGCPENPTHPLKGAIFETWVVSEIAKYFWHRGEEPPLSFWRDHKGEEIDLLVDYGDRLWPVEIKSAETIHGDFVKSIRRWENLKGNRNKGGGRYFWWARPPNPRRIFLSPMGRSLLACHENAVLV, encoded by the coding sequence ATGAATCCTGACGGGTGCCCAGAAAATCCGACGCATCCGCTGAAAGGGGCCATTTTTGAAACGTGGGTGGTCTCGGAAATCGCAAAATACTTTTGGCATCGAGGAGAGGAGCCTCCGTTGTCTTTTTGGCGGGATCACAAAGGGGAAGAAATAGATCTCCTGGTTGATTACGGGGATCGTCTCTGGCCGGTGGAAATAAAATCCGCCGAGACAATCCATGGGGATTTTGTTAAGTCGATTCGTCGGTGGGAGAATTTGAAAGGGAATCGGAACAAGGGGGGGGGCCGTTATTTTTGGTGGGCGCGACCCCCAAATCCGAGACGGATATTTCTTTCGCCCATGGGCCGTTCCCTTTTAGCCTGTCATGAAAACGCTGTCCTCGT